The following proteins are encoded in a genomic region of Bacillus mesophilus:
- a CDS encoding YdcF family protein: protein MKIPYRRLISFFLLILCIYIVIIHNLISNTARQDPPPNADYLVVLGAKINGEELSLALYYRVFAAVQYLKNNTTTKVVVSGGQGPGESITEAEAMKRYFLNEGISEERIILEADSTTTFENLSFSKNLIDTNKQVIIVSNDFHLYRTTIIAKRLGYENVHTLASKTPWMVKPKLWVREYAAVLKTWIFDH from the coding sequence ATGAAAATTCCGTACCGTAGGCTTATTTCTTTTTTCCTTCTTATACTATGTATTTATATAGTAATCATCCATAACTTAATATCTAATACAGCCAGACAAGACCCTCCTCCAAATGCAGACTATCTAGTTGTCCTTGGTGCTAAAATCAACGGGGAAGAACTATCTCTAGCCTTATACTACCGGGTGTTTGCTGCTGTACAATATTTGAAAAATAACACCACAACTAAGGTTGTAGTTTCTGGCGGTCAAGGTCCAGGTGAATCAATTACAGAAGCTGAAGCAATGAAGAGGTATTTTTTAAATGAAGGGATTTCCGAGGAACGTATTATACTGGAAGCCGACTCAACCACAACCTTTGAAAATTTAAGTTTCTCTAAAAATTTAATTGACACTAATAAGCAAGTTATCATTGTAAGTAATGACTTTCATTTATATCGAACTACCATTATAGCAAAACGTCTTGGTTATGAAAATGTTCATACACTTGCTTCAAAAACACCTTGGATGGTGAAGCCAAAGCTTTGGGTAAGAGAGTATGCAGCTGTTTTAAAGACATGGATCTTTGATCATTAA
- a CDS encoding ornithine cyclodeaminase family protein — MNFFNEEQIKSLVSIKELTDELEVFYRNKTEVIIPERLHLDDGDNTVLIMPAFDPDYYAIKLVGVAPHNKVICKPSIHGTVILHNRHTLEPLAMFDGPAITSLRTGAIGGLAMRYLARESAESIGIVGTGIQGWSHLEAALGERNIKKVYLYNRSNHALERFKKRLESQFPDQEVSAVNVEELTHASDIIVTTTTSDIPVLPDIPPKLLLGKLIVAVGSFKPTMQEIPNPILRAAHPIYVDTLTALKESGDMKKAQELQGNGLQIQTLDNLVNFKTTNSTSPFILFKSVGMSLFDLLTVKCIYERSSKQ; from the coding sequence TTGAATTTTTTTAATGAAGAACAAATCAAATCACTTGTCTCTATAAAAGAATTAACTGATGAATTAGAAGTATTTTACCGAAATAAAACAGAGGTGATCATACCAGAACGTCTTCATTTAGATGATGGAGATAACACCGTACTCATTATGCCAGCATTCGATCCAGATTATTATGCCATTAAACTGGTCGGAGTTGCACCACATAACAAAGTAATATGTAAACCTTCTATTCACGGTACTGTCATATTACATAACAGGCATACACTGGAGCCATTAGCCATGTTTGATGGTCCTGCCATTACAAGTCTTAGAACAGGTGCCATCGGTGGACTTGCAATGAGGTATCTTGCAAGGGAATCAGCAGAATCCATCGGAATAGTTGGAACCGGGATTCAAGGTTGGAGCCATCTTGAAGCAGCCTTAGGTGAAAGGAATATTAAAAAGGTTTATTTATATAACCGTAGTAACCATGCTCTAGAGAGATTTAAAAAAAGATTAGAATCTCAATTTCCTGACCAAGAGGTTAGCGCAGTAAACGTAGAGGAACTCACACATGCTTCTGATATTATAGTGACAACCACAACATCTGATATTCCTGTTCTACCAGATATACCACCCAAACTATTACTTGGAAAGCTTATTGTCGCAGTTGGATCGTTTAAACCTACGATGCAAGAAATTCCGAATCCAATTCTTCGAGCTGCTCATCCAATTTATGTAGATACTTTAACTGCTTTAAAAGAGTCGGGAGATATGAAAAAAGCTCAGGAGCTCCAAGGTAATGGGCTACAGATTCAAACTCTAGATAATCTTGTGAATTTCAAAACTACTAATTCTACTTCACCTTTTATCTTGTTTAAATCAGTGGGAATGTCCCTATTTGATTTATTAACAGTAAAGTGTATTTACGAACGTAGCAGTAAACAATAG